The following proteins are encoded in a genomic region of Rhinoraja longicauda isolate Sanriku21f chromosome 28, sRhiLon1.1, whole genome shotgun sequence:
- the LOC144607426 gene encoding beta-1,3-galactosyl-O-glycosyl-glycoprotein beta-1,6-N-acetylglucosaminyltransferase-like — protein MTRKCKRFLGQSCLILGLGCVTFSLLEFFIRKGLSSNVQVCFPEKFQSSSRIGDLLATGPCNKRCSELEISAESLYDVNCTAVLQGEVNEIKKSQLLKAQQKAARHTDSYFINLTSNCEDFMRQRKYITFPLSVNEKQFPIAYSIVIHERADQFERLLRTIFAPQNIYCVHVDNQASTSFKTAIRSIAFCFPNVFIAGRLENIVYGSWHRVQADLNCMKELLTRHLTWKYHINLCGMDFPIKTNLEIVHKLRELNGRNSLESEAASEKKQIRWKYHFAVIDGKMVKTNRTKKPPFTPIFSGSAYMVVSRPFVEYVFKHPKAKQLMEWSNDTYSPDEFFWATLQRLPGAPGSEPSHPKYDVSDMRSVARLVKWKYLEGDVTRGKVYPLCSGSHRRSVCIYGAGDLNWILQQHHLFANKFDVDVDPIALQCVERYIRQKALVGCMCQGSRQAGRLSHNNLH, from the coding sequence ATGACGAGGAAATGTAAACGATTTCTAGGGCAATCCTGTTTAATCCTGGGTTTGGGCTGTGTCACCTTTTCATTACTGGAGTTCTTTATAAGAAAGGGCCTTTCATCTAACGTTCAAGTTTGCTTTCCTGAGAAATTCCAAAGTTCTTCGAGAATTGGTGACCTTCTTGCCACCGGCCCTTGTAACAAACGGTGCTCGGAGCTGGAGATCTCTGCAGAATCTCTCTACGATGTGAACTGTACGGCTGTTTTGCAAGGGGAAGTCAACGAAATCAAGAAAAGCCAATTGTTAAAGGCACAGCAGAAAGCAGCCAGGCACACGGACTCTTACTTTATTAATCTCACAAGCAATTGTGAGGATTTCATGAGACAGAGAAAATACATCACGTTTCCTCTCAGTGTAAATGAGAAGCAATTTCCCATCGCGTACTCCATCGTAATTCACGAGAGAGCCGACCAGTTCGAAAGACTGTTGAGAACAATCTTCGCACCTCAGAATATTTACTGTGTGCATGTAGACAACCAAGCGTCCACTAGCTTCAAAACGGCGATCCGCAGCATTGCATTCTGTTTCCCAAATGTTTTCATTGCAGGGAGATTGGAGAACATTGTGTATGGGTCTTGGCACAGGGTTCAGGCTGACCTGAACTGCATGAAGGAGCTCCTGACTAGACATCTAACCTGGAAGTACCACATCAACCTCTGTGGCATGGACTTCCCCATCAAAACCAATCTGGAGATTGTCCACAAGCTGCGGGAGTTGAATGGGAGGAATAGTTTGGAGTCTGAAGCGGCGTCAGAGAAGAAGCAGATACGCTGGAAATACCACTTTGCCGTGATCGATGGGAAAATGGTGAAGACCAATAGGACCAAGAAGCCTCCTTTCACCCCCATATTCTCGGGCAGTGCCTACATGGTGGTCAGCAGACCATTTGTTGAATACGTCTTCAAGCACCCAAAGGCAAAGCAGTTAATGGAATGGTCCAATGATACTTACAGCCCTGATGAGTTTTTCTGGGCCACTCTACAGCGGCTGCCTGGCGCCCCTGGCTCCGAACCATCACATCCCAAGTACGATGTCAGTGACATGAGGTCGGTGGCCAGGCTGGTGAAGTGGAAATATTTGGAAGGAGATGTGACGAGAGGCAAAGTCTACCCTCTGTGCAGCGGCTCCCATCGTAGGTCGGTCTGTATTTACGGAGCTGGCGACCTCAACTGGATTCTTCAGCAACACCACCTGTTtgcaaataagtttgatgtcGATGTGGACCCGATTGCCCTCCAGTGTGTGGAGCGCTATATTCGACAGAAAGCCCTCGTGGGCTGCATGTGCCAAGGGAGCAGGCAAGCGGGCCGCCTGAGTCACAACAACCTACACTAG